The Penaeus vannamei isolate JL-2024 chromosome 4, ASM4276789v1, whole genome shotgun sequence genome segment TCCCTCCCGCGTTTAACATATCGTGCGTTTGTTCGGGTGCCGGGCTGTCCGTGCCGCTGTCGGTCTTGAGTGGCGAGGCGTGTTGGCTGGGTTGTAGGGGGCAGGGTTTCGTGTATGGGGAGAGATCCCGGCCGTTTCTACTTTCGCATGCTGAACATGAAGAGCGTGGCCTGTGGTAGCCCTCCCTCGCTCCGCTACATTCCCCCGAACACCAGAACCCGTGTAGGGACGCCGCGCGCCCCTGTCGAGGGCGTGGTTCCGGTGGGAGGCGAGGGcaaaggtggaagcaaaaggaCGACCCTTCGAAGCCACAACTTTCTTTTCTCGCACGACGCTTATGGCAGTGCGGGCGGCCGCGGCGGCGCTCGGCCTCCGCTCGGCGATCTGTTTCTGACGCGGCGCTTGGAGATGGCGTTGGTTGGGGCCTGTCGtagcgctctctgtctctgtctctgtctctctctctctctctctctctctctctctctctctctctctctctctctctctctctctctctctctctctctctctctctctctctctctctctctcccccccccccctctctctctctctctctctctctctctctctctctctctctctctctctctctctctctctctctctctctctctctctctctctctctctctctccctctctcctttctctctctctctctctccctctctctctctatctccgtattTTATCGTATGTATAGCTTAAAGGGCATATACCGATTTATGGTATATTTATGTTTTACCAATATAGTTGTGTACATATCTGTCAGCATATTATATAGACTTGCCGAACACGCGACTGATCGTCTGCTCGAGGAAACAGGCAGTTGCGGCTCATGTTTCAGGGATCACGAAGTGTGTCAGGAAGTCCATTAGGTCGCCCCTCGCGTTATGGTAAAACGCGGTGAGAGTCTAGGCATGCGCGGGCGGAACGGGGCAGCACGGGGGAAGTGGAGCAGCGGCGGAAGTTCGCAGGAAGGAGGCGCTGGTTCCTCCACcccatgcctccctcctcctccccttcccccttagggTGCGACAACCACGGGATCACAGGAAAGTGGAAACCCCGGCCGTGCTCAGCGGAGTAATTCATGGATGTGTGTCAAGTGGCCCTCTCGTCGCCTATTTGGGAGTTTTGTGGCAGGCCGAGGCACTCGCTCGCCCGAGGCCACGTCCCTCACGCGTGGTACTGTGACCTGGGCGCGGTCGGCCTCCGTGCACTGTGGAAATTCGCTGTCGGTTTCCCAGCCTTGATGCCAGTAGCATTCCTGTCTGTTTGGGTCGTCACGTTTAAATCAGGGTCGTCTTCTTTGCGGTCTTCCATCTCCACGGAAGAGCAGAGCATTTCGGTTTTTATGGGCCGTGGTAATCGTCGTCGTTCAGGGCCGCAGATCGGAGGCAAAGTAGTGACTACGTACGGGAGAGCACActtctacactttttttttctttttttcggatcggggaaagcgagaggggggagggggagaggcacacTCGGACGTGTTTCACGTGAGCCATCGTCGCTtccgccgtcgccgtcgccgccaCATTCCGTCCGCACGCCGCACAAAGGAATTCGCGGAAAAATGGCGTTTCGTGCAGGTATGAAGGAGAGGCCCTGGCGCTGTGTGTCAGGAGGACCAACTTTCTCGCCGTCCCGTTCGGCTTTCCGAGTCATCATTTGTATACAGGagccggattttttttctttctctctctcttgttatgagGCTGGTCATTGTGTCCAGATGGATGCGGGATCTTATAATCCCCCTTTTGGAATAACAATCCGCCCGCAGGAGCCTGGACAGGTGTGGAGGTGTGTATGGTTGTTTGCGCGTCTGTAGCTGTTCTGTTCTTTGGGCCTTAAATTTGCTtctatattgagagagagagagagagagagagagaggagaggagaggagaggagaggagaggagaggagaggagaggagaggagaggagaggagaggagaggagaggagaggagaggagaggagaggagaggagaggagaggagaggagaggagaggagaggagaggagaggagaggagaggagaggagaggagaggagaggagaggagaggagaggagaggagaggagaggagaggagaggagaggagaggagaggagaggagaggagaggagaggagaggagaggagaggagaggagaggagaggagaggagaggagagagggaggaatatatatgtttgtgactttgtgtttgtatgcgtcaatgtatccacatatatgtgagtgagcGCCACAAGCTATTCACCGTTGGGTAAATCAGCTGTTTCGGAACCTGCCATATTTGGTAATTTGTGACGACCGGTTTCCCATCTGACTGCTGGCTCGCTGACAGGTCAACGCTGACAAGCCCCGGACGCGTATACGGCAAGTGTGACGCAGATGCGGTAATTCGAAAGTTCCGTGACAAGCGAACAGTGCCGTAAGACTCGAGAACGATGGCGGGAAGCGGACACAGAGCTCACAGACAGGCGTACGGCGTTGAATATGTGATGTGAATACGCCTTTTGGCAGACTGGCCATCATTAATTCGAGAGGTTTGGAGACGGGATTAAGAGACCGAACTTTCACTGCTATTCGTGGGACATTAGCAGATGATTTGTATATTCACTCGGAGATTGGATAGTTCCTTGTTAGGCGGACAAGTAGAATAATCCTGTAGGATGAAAGGActtaaaaacaagagagaatgaaaggcttTCGTGTGGGAAGAAAGTCGCTTTCAAGACAAGACAGGAAGGAGCGGAAGCAGTGAGCCGACACTGTTGTCTTCCTGCTTTCTCTGCCGCTGCGCTTTTGTTTGATTCCGCGTTCGCTTGGTTTCCGACGGCGACTCATTGCTGGTTCATTAAAGTCCACTGCCGCTTGGACTTTGAGAGCTGCAACGAACGCGATGGCGCCACGCTCGCGACGCTAcgccattacattttttttcgctTGGGagagattttcttttctctctttttttggggggttgggggtttaggGGGGAGAAATGAGTGAGTTTGAGGTGGGGATGGAAAGGTCAGGTTGTTTGGAAGGATTTTGAAAAggtgaaaaagtagaaaaagtaaGGAAACCCCTCCCCCACATTTTACGTTCGCTCGTTTCGAAAGCGTGAATCGCCTGCgggtataaatgaatgaaagtgCGGACTACggcgatggggaggggaggggggggtggaggagataggaaggtgaagggagagaggaagagggagggagagaggagaggagagtaggagcgGCAGCGTGGAGAAGCGGCCAGGGCGGAATGAGGGAGTGACGAGGCAAGAACATTGTGGCTCCACCTCACGGGTCTTCATGATAGCCATTCCCTGTTATCAAGGCATTGTCGGAAATCTTGTCTCGTCACTTGGCATCTCGGAGGAAggatttttatcttgatttttggGGGACTTTCCTATTAATCTCTTGCGATAACGATAAGCGATGGAGTTATGATTTTATAAATTTCAAGTGGATAGATTTGAGTTTCCAttagacggggggtgggggggggggtatcatcaGACATTTCGTCACACGTATCGTTTTAAgctatgaaaatgacaatgttgCCATGTGACTGATACTGCCactttttatgtaaatatgttgTTGGTATATTATTATAGAATTAAGGATgattttgctaaaaaaaaaatagcaacttGGGATGCTCTCTCTGTGGTATTGAGCATTAATAAAACATTGATTCtgcatcattttatttttttttgtacagcCATGGAAATTCCGTTCGTGACAATAAAACTAGGATAAAAAAAGTTTGAATGATACCAAGATGATCTAGAATGCATTTCGCAGACACACGCAATATGCTATAGCCGCTCTCTGCTTCATTCTTAAAAAAGGTCGTCTCTTTGCACTTGTATTCAGGCATTCAGAAGCTCATCACCACAAGATGCTCCACCGGTTAAGTTGTAGAGCATCCATAACGGTTGTGAACGTGTAATGCTCACACCTTTGTCAGTGTACATGAATGCCAGTTTGTTGACGCAAGGAGGGCCACAGGCATATCAGATAACGCAGACAGGCAAGGGTAACGAGTGAAGAATGCATGCTGTATCTTATCTGTGAGGTTGACACATGTCATAAATAAAAtcctgtattattgttattgttattattattattattattattattattattattattattattattattattattattattattattattattattattattattattattattattatcattattatcattatcatcatcatcatcatcatcatcatcatcattatcattttacatttcattatagtataatatattatatattatattatattttagtattaatattattgttatgactactactattattattattactaatgttattattattattattattattattattattattattattattattattattattattattattattattattattattattattattactgctactattactactactgctactactactataaatattttttttattttttttattactattattaatattgttattactattgttattactcctactataaatattattattattatttttaatattattgatgttgttgttgttgctgttattatattattatcattattattattattattaatggtatgatgataatatgatggcCATTCACACCAGTGATATGCTCATTTTCTATGACTTAAGCCTTCACTAAACTTGAAAGGAAACTGGGCTGTCACATTTTTTGAGCACTTGAATGGCTCAGGTAATGTTGAAAGAAAACTATCTCATCACTATTTCTGGCATTGTTGATAAGCAGAATTGCTACTATAATCAGTACTGATATTTATCCCAGCAGATATCAGTTATCTGTGCACGGCACTGTGGTTCCTCACTTCAGGACTTAATGGCTTCCCTCTCCTTTTGCAGGGTCCCTGACTCGTGATCTGCGGCAGTACCTGAACACACGTTTCCAAAAGGGTAGCGTGGACCATGAGCTGCAGAACACCATCCGCGACAACGTGTACCTGCGTACTGTTCCAGTGACCACCCGGTCTCCACGTCAGGGGGAGGTCAACGGAGTCGACTACACTTTTCTCTCCAAGGAAGAATTTCGTGCTCTGCAGAGATCCGGGAACCTCCTGGAGTCTGGTGTCTTTGAGGGTGAGTTTGCACTCTGGACAGTGGCTTgagtttggttttcttttttctggcaTGTCTTGCATGTTGCTAATAACTGAATAAGCACTTTCatataaaataaatgttttcTCTGAATCGCATACTTCTCACTGCTTGCAAAACTAACAGTTTTCATGGTCTCAAAAATGGCATACAAAATACTTGAATGGataataagtaacaataatatttgCAGAGCATGTTTAGATGAGTGCTGCATTTTCTAACTTTAtcattttgaaataaaaaaatgataaatggatgACCTCTTATGCCAATGTGTGTTGTTTACATATCAAATGATGCTacagaatagatatatatttatatataaagtcatACTGCACTCATGGCAGGATATTGGGGAAATTTGTTGGGTTAaagtcaaaataaataaataaataaataaatacattttcaaCTTACAATGCAAAAACTCTCAGAGTGGATGAAGTTAATTCCAGGTGGGGGGGTTGAAGACCCCCTGCACCCACTGTAAATCTGGGACATCAAAAGCCAGTTGCTTGAGTGAATACCTTTTTATCAGGCCTAAAATTAGAAGCTCAAAGTTGGTGATAAGATACTGTAAGATTGTACGTTGAGATAAGCCTTAGCATAGTGCTGCTACCAGTACAAATACTGTAGTGATGGCGTTACCTATTAGGAGGCCATCATATAGGGATTATCTTCTGAATtacgagaaagaaacaaatagaagacCTAGAAATGTTGCAAGAGGTATGCAAGGCAATTGTCTGAGTAATtgatttaatgttattttttattattgtaagtcACATGGCACAAGAGGTCATTCAGTCAATTGTGCATGGGATGTAGCTCTTGCTAGATGGCAAGTGTGTCTCAACTGCATGATGTGACACTTGTTACTTGGCAGAAGGTGAAGTATTTTGCTTACAGGACATGAATATGGGACACCAGTACCATCCCCCATATCATCCGCCCTGCAGCAGCGACACACTGCAGAGCGCATAACCCGGCATAGGTTGCGCTACAGGATGGCATCGGTCACATCACATAACTCTTCTGAAACATTTCCAAGCCCTGTTATGGAACGAAgacgccttcctcctctccttactccctgGATGGGCATGCGAAGGGCAAGGGCTGCATTGCCTAGTGATGATGCCCCTCCTAGTGAACCCCAAAGTGAACCAGGGTTGGATCCCGATGCACATACAGAACCTCTGGATGGCAACAACCTCTTGCGTTCTTTTTCTCTGCCCATAAAACAACCAAGGGCAGGAAAGTATAGCTCGGACAAAATCAAAACTCTTCCAGGAAGATTGTTAAAGGGGGTTCAGCGCCCTTCACTTAGAGAATTAAATCGAACTTTCAGTGCGAACGAAATTAAGGAATACTTTATTCGGAATGGAAGTCAGCGTTATCGTATGAGTGAAAACGAATTACGTGGCCAAGCTTACATGTCCAGCAAGCATGAAGCATCTTTGCCAAATAATCATTCCACAGGTACCTTTTCTCGTAGAGCTTCTAGTCGTAGTAAAAACTCTTCTATGCGGAAAAGTAAAAGCTTAGCATCATTTTCAGTAGACCCAAATTACAAATCTATGCCAAGTAGTTTTCTCGTAGCTCAGACTCTCCTCACTCAGCCTCATCAAAGAACCAGGAGAAGAACGCTGTCAGATGAATATATAACTGAAGAATCAGACCTTGAGTCTCTCTTTAGTGGCAGTGAGGACAGTGATACTATTGTTggtagtgacagtaatgatgatagcacatCTGTTGACAGTGACAAATTACCTGCTCACAGTGAAGGCCTTAGAAAATCAGTTGTGTTTCCAAATATTTACAGAGGTTATAATAGAAAACCACAAACAACATCTGTAGACCTTGGAAATTGGATTCCTAATGTAAAAAGTATATCTGCTGATAATCTTTCTCTACTAACAAATGAGGAGTCAGTAGACCCAGTAGATACGTTTCCTATTTTTCTTAGTAGACAAAATATTGACCAGAACACACCCTCCTTTCACACTGCTGTAATAAAAAGCAATCCTGATCAAACTGCACCAGAAAGCACTTCTACTGAAGCCCATATGATATTAGGCAATTGCTTCTCTGAACTCCACCATAATATCCAGAGTTATGACAAAGAGGTAAATAACATAATTGGTATTCATCAGCAGGAGACTTTGTCAGACACCAGTGACTCAGCCTTCCTTTCCACACCCCAGGCACTATCAGTGTCTCCAGATGGCACTGCAATGGAAACTGCATCATATACAGATAGTGACATATCTAGTGTTAATTTGGATGATTTCATGTATGACTCAGGTTTTGAAAAGCAATCAGATCGGTGTGACAGTTCATCTTCTGGTAGTGTAAATGTTTATAGAGTTAATCATAGCATTCAGGACACAGGAACTAGCAAGTATATTATGACATTCAATTCTTCAGACATCAAAATCACAAGTGTAGAGAAGCCAGCTCTACCACCTAGAAGTTCTTCACTGAAAAAATATGCGGAAAGTATTGCTGTTAATAAAGAGAAATTATTGGGAAGACAGAATGAGCCTAAAAGAAGAATTACAGAAAATATGATATCAGAAGAGCACAAAACTGTAGTAGAAAAAGATATTGGACAAAATCTATTTGACCAAAAGTCTGCAGTGGATATTCAATATCCTGCGAAAGGAGCAAATGTCATGCCAGTTCCAGATGGATGCTCAACTGACATGGTATCAGATAGATTCTCGTCATTTGAAAATTCTGGAGAAGATTTGATTGATCATCCAAAAGGCAATGGTGTCATAAAATATGGAAGGTCTCCATTAAAATCAAACAGTAAACAGATTCATGAACATCCACAGAATGAATATAAGAATGTTTCAAAATCTAACAGGGATGCTTATATCAAACTTGTAAATAGCCTAGAGAACTCATATGTAAAAAAGGCGGAAAATAAGAAATGGATTAAGGAATCAGAGGTTTTAGATTTGGCTCTGGATACTAATTCAAGTTTTGGTAACAGAGATAATCCACAAAGTTCAGATGTGAAAAGTGGGCTTCCACAAAATAACAGTGTGAATTTTTCCAAATATGATAGGAATAATCCAGATAGGTCAGATGTTAGAAGTGCCGATAATAGAAAGGACTCCATTTCATCCTCAACCTCATCTGCCAGTTCAAATGAATATCTTAAACCTATGAATAATACTTGTATGACTTCAGGAGCCAGTAGTAATGACAAAGAAACAATTAGTAAGTCACTTCCAGTCAAAACTCCAAGAGTATCAAAATCAAGACATTTTGCAATTCCCAATAATCCTCCACACATTGATGCCAAAGGAGATTTGGAATTAAAAGGGGATGGTAGTTTGTATTCTGGTGTGAAAGAAGATAGAAGTCCCAGTTCTAATTTCAAGAGAAGAAGTAATGCACATTTTattcctgcaccaccaccacaaagAACTCTGTTCATTAGTAGAAATGCACCCTCAAGATTTAGTGTAGTAAAGACACCACATGAAAGACAAAGGCGTGCCATACAGCCACAAGGTAACAACCTCCAAAATTTCATCAGGATTAGTCTAAAATCAAAGACAGCAGAAGGTAGACTGTCAGATGATGGCAAACGTTCCCCAATTGTGGACAGAAAAGACAGtccagaaaacgaaagaaagtttATTAACAGACTGTTACAGCAGACTGAAGACAGAAATGAATGGCGCAGGTCTCTTGGTCCAGCTCATAAATTTTGGTCTTCAGGGGAGTCTTATTACCATAAAAAATCAGGTATTTCTTTTTAGCTGGCTTCATACATAGCTTTAGGCTTAAAAGTAAGCATTTCATTCTGTATACCACTTGCATGCTTATTACTGTCATAAGTAGTTTTAGTACACTAATATTCAAAACATGGCACATTTTCAAATAATTTCATTTGAAACTTTAATCTTTCCAACAATGTTATATGAAATGGATGATCatacaaaaaaaatccttttcctaATAGACAATGTTTTTCTTAGGTAACCATTACGGTACTCCAAAACCCCCATCGTTACCTCCGGACCACCTGTCTCGGGGCCCAGCAGGTGCAGCAGTCTTACCTGGAGCTCACCCAAGCTCAGAAGGTAAACGACGACGCAACCGCTCCAATGTAGAAGCTATGGCTGCCAACACCACCAGCACAGAGCCTCCACCTGACTCACCCAAGCATCCTTATCCGCCGGGAACACATTACAGCCCTCCTGGCATGCACCAGGGGATGGTGGCAGAAGAGGGAGGCATGCAGCTACAGCCTCCAGACTCTCCAACATCAGGAGAACTTGGGCCACTTCCTTCCAACTGGGAGAAAGCGTATACTGAAAATGGGGAGCCATATTACATAGAGTAAGTAATTGTTCTTCAGATAATTTTGTACTTACATGTGGATATGCTGTGTTTTGACGAGACTAAGTAGTGTTGAGGTGATATTGACTTGCTAATACCAATTTTTACTACAGTCATGTGGCTGGAACGTCTTCCTGGTTGGATCCCAGATTAGCTCGTGTACAAAAAAGAAATGCAGAAGAATGTGGTGAGGATGAGTTGCCATTTGGGTGGGAGAGAATAGATGATCCTCAGTATGGTACATACTACATTGACCATGTGAACAGAAAAACACAGTATGAAAATCCTGTTGTCATGGCAAAGAAGCAGCCTACAGAGCAAGGTAAGCCCTCTTTTCAAATAGCACAGCAACGagtttgttttaatttttgtatTTGCTGGAATCCAttacaaaaaggagaaaagaaaggtaatTCATATAAACTTAAATTTCACAGTATACTAACTTGACTCATGTTTGCAGGAGGTGGAAACAGTCCAGCAGAAGGTGGGAACAACACTTTCCCTCGCCAGAAGAAGACTGCAAACGAGGGCAGTGGTGTGGGAGCCCCAAACACAGCTGATGGCCCTCAGCCTCCTCCTGGTAGTGGCCCTAAACGTGCAAACAGTGAGTGCGATCTAAAGTCCTCCCACACAGGTACCTAAGCAACTCCATCTTTCTTTGAGTGTTCAGTAAAGGCAGTGTGGTTAGGGTTTTTTCCAGTGTTATCAgttcttgttttttatatgaATCCTTTGAatgttgtgtattttttgtgtgctttgttttttgttttgttttattcaaaaTTAGCAGCAGCAGTGTGTGAACCCTTTGCCTTTTATGAACCTAGTCTGTCTCTTCTAGGTGATGCAGGCATGGCCCCTCTGAGCCATAACAAAGTTCTTACTATAGGTGTAATAATATCTCCATTGAGAAATTATTAGGCCAGTGTTTCAGAATGTATGGAATTTCTGATCTTGTAGTATACCATAGCTAAGTTCCAGCTGGGATTCTAACTCTCTAATTTCCTGGCATAAGAGGGGACATGTTTTGCATGCATTTAGTAGTTTGCATCTAATAATGTCTCTGTTATAACAGTCCAGAGACAAGTATGGCTcagctgtatttttgttttgtttttgctgctCCATAAAGCAAGTGTAAGCTAGCtcagtttttgtgtttgtcttgtcAAATGTACTTAGGAAGTCATGATAACATTTTAGTTGTGCAAGCAAGGAACAACACAGTACATGAGATTGGATCTTGGTAAAGCAGTACAACTTGCTTGCTACTGTATGTAAATGAGTTTGTCTCTGGGTTGTTCTAGGGCTCATGCTGTACCTGCCCTGTTTACCGTGCTTGGCATCAGAAGGCAAAGACTCTAAGCTGCAGGTGCAAGCGCAGCAAACGTATATTCGGGTTCACAACCGTATGGACAAGaactccctccctcgtcctcgctctctttctcccaatcacAAGCATCCAGATAGTTCTCAGAAACATTCAAACTTAAATCTTAGGCAAAATTTAACCATTTCTGGCCCTATGGATCCTGTACATTTAGCTAGTGGAACACCTCATAAAGCAAACAATCTCTCACAAAGTTCTCAGGTTTCAAAGCCAAACAACTTAACCATTTCTCCCAATAATTTTCATCCTTCTGACCAAATCAATTCAGCCAGTAAGCAAAGTAATGCTAGTAGAAACCAAAAACCAACACTAAGTCATGGAATTCGGAATCAAGAGGTGAAGAATCCAACCTTCAATCAAACTATTGTCCCAAATTTTGCCAAGCCCCACTTTCCCAACTACCAAAATCTCGCTCCCAAATCGCTTCGCCTCCGAATACCTCAAGCCTCGTCCTCTCCTAAAGGACCAATGCCAATGTTCAGTAGTCCTTACAATAGCCTCAGGTACAACTACAGCACAGGCTCCAGTCCTCTGCAGTACAGCCCGAGCCACATTGTAAGAGGTAGCCCACCCCAATTTCCTACCCCAACACCTTACCCTCTCACAAGGTTCTTGTCATCACCACTACCAAGCACCCAGGATTTAGCATACCCAGTAATTCATCACCAAAGATCATACTCTAGCTATTACCCTTACTCTGTCCttactccctctg includes the following:
- the LOC113805826 gene encoding uncharacterized protein isoform X14 — protein: MTLWRARSPGRRQHQQRASRLLSTRNLLIRVQYGRGPAGEADKDRLAWACGCGTVTRGHPTHADHACVLLVYRKRSRVRAGARGQSEARRSGRKKGSLTRDLRQYLNTRFQKGSVDHELQNTIRDNVYLRTVPVTTRSPRQGEVNGVDYTFLSKEEFRALQRSGNLLESGVFEGHEYGTPVPSPISSALQQRHTAERITRHRLRYRMASVTSHNSSETFPSPVMERRRLPPLLTPWMGMRRARAALPSDDAPPSEPQSEPGLDPDAHTEPLDGNNLLRSFSLPIKQPRAGKYSSDKIKTLPGRLLKGVQRPSLRELNRTFSANEIKEYFIRNGSQRYRMSENELRGQAYMSSKHEASLPNNHSTGTFSRRASSRSKNSSMRKSKSLASFSVDPNYKSMPSSFLVAQTLLTQPHQRTRRRTLSDEYITEESDLESLFSGSEDSDTIVGSDSNDDSTSVDSDKLPAHSEGLRKSVVFPNIYRGYNRKPQTTSVDLGNWIPNVKSISADNLSLLTNEESVDPVDTFPIFLSRQNIDQNTPSFHTAVIKSNPDQTAPESTSTEAHMILGNCFSELHHNIQSYDKEVNNIIGIHQQETLSDTSDSAFLSTPQALSVSPDGTAMETASYTDSDISSVNLDDFMYDSGFEKQSDRCDSSSSGSVNVYRVNHSIQDTGTSKYIMTFNSSDIKITSVEKPALPPRSSSLKKYAESIAVNKEKLLGRQNEPKRRITENMISEEHKTVVEKDIGQNLFDQKSAVDIQYPAKGANVMPVPDGCSTDMVSDRFSSFENSGEDLIDHPKGNGVIKYGRSPLKSNSKQIHEHPQNEYKNVSKSNRDAYIKLVNSLENSYVKKAENKKWIKESEVLDLALDTNSSFGNRDNPQSSDVKSGLPQNNSVNFSKYDRNNPDRSDVRSADNRKDSISSSTSSASSNEYLKPMNNTCMTSGASSNDKETISKSLPVKTPRVSKSRHFAIPNNPPHIDAKGDLELKGDGSLYSGVKEDRSPSSNFKRRSNAHFIPAPPPQRTLFISRNAPSRFSVVKTPHERQRRAIQPQGNNLQNFIRISLKSKTAEGRLSDDGKRSPIVDRKDSPENERKFINRLLQQTEDRNEWRRSLGPAHKFWSSGESYYHKKSGNHYGTPKPPSLPPDHLSRGPAGAAVLPGAHPSSEGKRRRNRSNVEAMAANTTSTEPPPDSPKHPYPPGTHYSPPGMHQGMVAEEGGMQLQPPDSPTSGELGPLPSNWEKAYTENGEPYYIDHVAGTSSWLDPRLARVQKRNAEECGEDELPFGWERIDDPQYGTYYIDHVNRKTQYENPVVMAKKQPTEQGGGNSPAEGGNNTFPRQKKTANEGSGVGAPNTADGPQPPPGSGPKRANSECDLKSSHTGLMLYLPCLPCLASEGKDSKLQVQAQQTYIRVHNRMDKNSLPRPRSLSPNHKHPDSSQKHSNLNLRQNLTISGPMDPVHLASGTPHKANNLSQSSQVSKPNNLTISPNNFHPSDQINSASKQSNASRNQKPTLSHGIRNQEVKNPTFNQTIVPNFAKPHFPNYQNLAPKSLRLRIPQASSSPKGPMPMFSSPYNSLRYNYSTGSSPLQYSPSHIVRGSPPQFPTPTPYPLTRFLSSPLPSTQDLAYPVIHHQRSYSSYYPYSVLTPSASPLYRPSEDPIVSAVSLRRKDHSGQGIIFTRNPAELQGEFIRTSLVKSSRGLGFTIVGGDDNEEEFLQIKSVVPNGPAWQDGKLRTGDVLVYVGDTCVLGYTHADVVNMFQNIDPGRTVYLEVCRGYPLPFDPNDPNTEIVTTVAVTTADARSSKSGFCEGYERSRNNSSESMNTAKSMPDLSNPERVQEVPRPGSADLLSSENFDHTPDILDFYPSALSKPEYLTIPIVKGTNGFGFTIADSAYGQKVKKILDRVRCKNLIEGDILVDINNINVKGMSHTEVVQVLKDCAQGQEAVIMVQRGGLNSPTKSRGIRKDQTSPKKSGVASGLFRSKTPTADMYSSQPKEVIPNRPKTPLVDTRNRPKTPNVMSGVDVSNTVDGSRQLEGNMDYRPPYTPTSVHAPYPGAFSYTGGQGDSQYDSKVNTMSAQMGQVSLEQNNYENYIGEMNRNAGQDSQGDGQVPPQNSYYYHNDLYAQDGYYQQHADHYEYEMKRTNAKTPTKEYVNQGYPHYLHYNNNLSNTSNLINNNHNTSMEQNSGYDYMQYSKDGYDLPRQDSGYSSQAQIPPARNPYPPFHGQNNSAGYNNSDGFNNQADSLGRRKESTSFEYEHPAPVSMPRFPDGRYSVNPRGPPVGSNDSLGYMEFTVTLKRQETGFGFRIVGGTEEGSQVSIGHIVPGGAADQDRSICTGDEIVGVDGEMVLGASHHRVVQLMSAAATHGRVTLTLRRRTQNPSELHNRSLEMQFPYDIQVTRRENEGFGFVIISSVTKSGSTIGRIIEGSPAERCGRLHVGDRILAVNGVDIKTLHHGHIVNLIKESGYSVTLTIGPPRDDASSTTSNSQRSSQGSMILAQATPVSAPQVSGAPAQTSTQAESDAGDDGEYYSVELQRGTRGFGFSIRGGREFHNMPLFVLRIAENGPAAEDGKLKVGDQLMEINGMSTKDMTHADAIELIKQCGNSVSLMVKRGGKLPQHLDTLNPNALGSPVGPPPPGTNIRSTATLPHPSPGSYPLPPGLPAPPGPPGPPYSSHGGYHPPPNATNSYPPAYLHNGAVRGPQPLHSSPATQYPPPLTPNGPLSQSSPRVVAAENYYWNRVSDHRPI